A single window of Nicotiana tomentosiformis chromosome 1, ASM39032v3, whole genome shotgun sequence DNA harbors:
- the LOC104088222 gene encoding uncharacterized protein translates to MVGGNTFAKTICSICYEDLKPIVEDLQSISLCGHVFHELCLQQWFEYCTNGKKKNCPVCKQTCTEKNTNRLYFQSVGDPNDPSFSQQSHDLEGSPCELRDEVKRLEGKVLKLASTLEQQQKDLKEVNVELFTCKEQLKVEVSIKNEAKKQKTSIQQLLNLKSQELDQSTSECRRLQERNMALAKELAALKLVCDVNLGEEEVLKLASLGNEANSKETIDVLKKSLVMRNKSYKELMTKCNTLGRGEARSLSKLEKALEKIDKLKARVQELEMAVEGRDNGILRTLRVSKKSEVESGKSFRKELKGDKCPYENKKKTLAEAEVDLHQFTVSGHDSSPQRKRKLVSNDGSEKYTSDYITAHSLDQDNQEKDSSQKNKDRGISETPSYVHDVSNRKLNLPIDNKKAVDDRVFSRLEATSKTAGGTQVQVSDSKDELSGSRSCGKRSTVNMSPVTILDDDDLLPLDDFTKRQPSFLIRKGTSSPALLAEPGDNCFSGGLLGPDGTNWHLGRWCKKVQNKGSAGLQGSNANSGDLISVGADGRGGRIKVLRSINQASLDNKESTTLVKRCKFGTKASNVQSQGCLQIEHFFGRARQ, encoded by the exons ATGGTGGGAGGCAACACATTTGCCAAGACCATTTGCTCAATCTGCTATGAGGATCTCAAACCTATAGTCGAAGACCTTCAATCCATTTCTCTTTGCGGCCATGTCTTTCACGAGCTTTG TCTTCAGCAATGGTTTGAGTATTGTACAAATGGAAAGAAGAAGAACTGTCCAGTTTGCAAACAGACTTGTACGGAGAAAAACACAAATAGGCTTTATTTCCAATCAGTCGGTGATCCAAATGATCCTAGTTTCTCCCAACAATCACATGACCTTGAGGGGAGTCCTTGCGAATTGCGCGATGAGGTCAAAAGGTTGGAGGGGAAAGTTTTAAAACTGGCTTCTACTCTGGAACAGCAACAGAAAGATCTCAAAGAAGTTAATGTTGAG TTGTTCACCTGCAAAGAGCAGTTGAAAGTAGAAGTATCTATAAAGAATGAAGCTAAAAAACAGAAGACATCAATTCAGCAGCTGCTTAATCTTAAATCTCAG GAGCTAGATCAATCAACCTCGGAATGCAGGAGACTGCAAGAAAGAAATATGGCCCTAGCTAAGGAGCTCGCAGCACTCAAGCT AGTCTGTGATGTGAACTTGGGCGAAGAAGAGGTCTTGAAGCTTGCTTCACTGGGCAATGAGGCCAACAGTAAAGAGACAATTGACGTCTTGAAGAAGTCACTGGTCATGCGTAACAA GAGTTACAAAGAATTGATGACCAAATGCAATACTCTTGGGAGGGGAGAGGCTCGTTCTCTTAGTAAACTTGAGAAGGCTCTAGAGAAGATAGATAAGCTCAAG GCAAGGGTCCAAGAGCTTGAGATGGCTGTTGAAGGAAGAGACAATGGAATTTTGAGAACTTTGAGAGTATCCAAGAAATCTGAAGTTGAATCCGGAAAAAGTTTTAGGAAAGAACTGAAAGGTGACAAGTGcccttatgaaaataaaaaaaagacaCTTGCTGAGGCAGAAGTAGATTTGCATCAGTTCACTGTCTCTGGTCATGATTCTAGCCCACAGAGAAAAAGAAAGCTTGTGTCTAATGATGGAAGTGAAAAATATACATCAGATTATATAACAGCTCATAGTCTTGATCAAGATAATCAGGAGAAAGACTCTTCCCAGAAAAATAAGGATAGAGGCATTTCGGAGACTCCCAGTTATGTGCATGACGTATCAAATCGAAAACTGAATCTACCAATTGACAATAAGAAGGCAGTCGATGATAGAGTTTTCTCAAGGTTGGAGGCAACTTCGAAGACAGCAGGTGGAACTCAAGTACAGGTATCAGATAGCAAGGATGAACTCTCAGGCTCAAGGAGTTGTGGCAAGAGGAGTACAGTAAACATGTCACCTGTAACTATTCTTGATGATGATGATCTTCTCCCTCTAGATGACTTTACTAAGCGTCAGCCATCATTTCTCATCAGAAAAGGGACTTCATCGCCAGCTTTACTTGCTGAACCAG GAGACAACTGCTTCTCTGGTGGATTATTAGGTCCAGATGGAACCAACTGGCACTTGGGAAGATGGTGTAAGAAGGTGCAGAACAAGGGATCTGCAGGGTTGCAAGGATCAAATGCAAATTCTGGTGATTTGATTTCTGTGGGAGCTGATGGCAGAGGTGGTAGGATTAAAGTTCTGCGATCAATAAATCAGGCCTCGTTG GACAATAAGGAAAGTACAACCTTAGTAAAGAGATGCAAATTCGGCACGAAAGCAAGTAATGTCCAGTCTCAAGGATGCTTGCAAATAGAACATTTCTTCGGCAGGGCTCGTCAATAG
- the LOC104088223 gene encoding 1-aminocyclopropane-1-carboxylate synthase, producing MGFENEKNNSILSKLATNEEHGENSPYFDGWKAYDNDPFHPLKNPNGVIQMGLAENQLCFDLIEEWIKRNPNASICTTEGIKSFRAIANFQDYHGLPEFRRAIAKFMEKTRGGRVTFDPERVVMAGGATGANETIIFCLADAGDAFLVPSPYYPAFNRDLRWRTGVQLIPIPCDSSNNFQITTKAVKEAYENAQKSNIKVKGLILTNPSNPLGTTLDRDTLKSLLTFTNQHNIHLVCDEIYAATVFSTPQFVSIAEILNDEMSHCNKDLVHIVYSLSKDMGLPGFRIGIVYSFNDTVVNCARKMSSFGLVSTQTQHLLAEMLSDEKFVANFLAESSKRLAKRHMHFTNGLEEVGIKCLRSNAGLFCWMDLRPLLEESTFDAEMSLWRVIINDVKLNVSPGSSFDCQEPGFFRVCFANMDDETVDIALARIRRFVGVKKSGDESTAMEKQQQWKKSNLRLSFSKRMFDESVNLSPLSSPIPHSPLVRART from the exons ATGGGATTTGAGAATGAGAAGAACAACTCAATCTTGTCTAAGCTCGCTACTAATGAAGAACATGGCGAAAACTCGCCATATTTCGATGGATGGAAAGCATACGATAACGATCCTTTTCACCCTTTGAAGAACCCTAATGGTGTTATCCAAATGGGTCTTGCAGAAAATCAG CTTTGTTTTGACTTGATTGAGGAATGGATTAAGAGAAACCCAAACGCTTCAATTTGCACTACTGAAGGAATCAAGTCTTTCAGGGCCATTGCCAACTTCCAAGATTATCACGGCCTACCTGAATTCAGAAGA GCTATTGCGAAATTTATGGAAAAAACAAGAGGGGGAAGGGTTACGTTTGATCCTGAGAGAGTAGTTATGGCTGGTGGTGCAACTGGAGCCAACGAAACAATTATATTTTGTTTGGCTGATGCAGGAGATGCATTCTTAGTACCTTCACCATATTACCCAGC ATTTAACCGGGACTTAAGATGGAGAACTGGAGTACAACTCATTCCAATTCCTTGCGACAGCTCCAACAATTTCCAAATCACTACAAAAGCTGTGAAAGAAGCATATGAAAATGCCCAGAAATCAAACATCAAAGTCAAAGGCTTGATTTTGACCAACCCATCAAATCCATTAGGCACCACTTTGGACAGAGACACATTGAAAAGTCTCTTGACCTTCACCAACCAACATAACATCCACCTCGTTTGCGACGAAATTTACGCCGCAACTGTCTTCAGTACACCTCAATTCGTCAGCATTGCTGAAATTCTCAACGACGAAATGAGCCATTGCAACAAAGATTTGGTTCATATAGTCTACAGTCTTTCAAAAGACATGGGGTTACCAGGATTTAGAATTGGAATCGTATATTCTTTCAACGATACCGTCGTTAATTGTGCTAGAAAAATGTCGAGTTTCGGTCTAGTTTCTACTCAAACACAGCATTTGCTCGCTGAGATGTTGTCGGACGAAAAATTCGTCGCAAATTTTCTAGCTGAAAGCTCGAAGAGATTGGCGAAAAGACACATGCATTTCACTAACGGACTtgaagaagttggaattaaatgCTTGAGAAGCAATGCGGGACTCTTTTGTTGGATGGATTTGCGACCACTTTTGGAAGAGTCAACTTTCGACGCTGAAATGTCGTTATGGAGAGTGATTATAAATGATGTGAAGCTTAATGTCTCGCCTGGGTCTTCATTTGATTGTCAAGAGCCAGGATTTTTCCGAGTTTGTTTCGCTAACATGGATGATGAAACTGTGGACATTGCGTTAGCGAGGATTCGGAGGTTTGTGGGTGTTAAGAAAAGTGGAGATGAGTCGACGGCGATGGAGAAGCAGCAGCAATGGAAAAAGAGCAATCTACGACTTAGTTTCTCGAAAAGAATGTTCGATGAAAGTGTTAATTTGTCACCACTTTCATCTCCTATTCCTCATTCACCACTCGTTCGAGCTAGAACTTAA